The following proteins are encoded in a genomic region of Plasmodium chabaudi chabaudi strain AS genome assembly, chromosome: 1:
- a CDS encoding CIR protein, with product MTENMCRRFKTVWGDFPDQLDNGNYNFKDDTYFKDFFTNKSCDNDIDKVNAISFWLFIQNFGDGSSLTKDVNSNTNIFHYIMIWLIYTLKLKSDGNVMEFYNTCINGDDNYIKSIKDTNGYNIYKDPIKSKLLSMNTGIEDISKFYDALKSLCKMYNEFDRDKPDCTQCLDDANKFAEEYEILFNNNNNGTDTEGSLYSQILSILSTDYYNFINLCYEKKEGCGRFPLLTVYPRSFSIKVTLIPITFIFVVIPIFLEFAYKYSLFGFGKRSQKQYLREKRKKAKRKVYNYLLLEERDYSRNSNNY from the exons ATGACTGAAAATATg TGTAGAAGATTCAAGACTGTATGGGGTGATTTTCCCGATCAATTAGATAATGGAAACTATAATTTTAAGGATGATACATATTTCAAAGACTTTTTCACTAACAAAAGTTGTGATAATGATATCGATAAAGTTAATGCTATATCATTTTGgttatttatacaaaattttggGGATGGTTCGTCGCTTACGAAAGATGTAAATAGTAATAccaatatttttcattacatTATGATATGGCTAATTTATACGTTAAAACTAAAGAGTGATGGCAATGTAAtggaattttataatacttGTATAAATGGCgatgataattatattaaatctATAAAAGATACTAATGGTTATAATATCTATAAGGATCCTATAAAGAGTAAACTATTATCGATGAATACGGGAATTGAAGATATATCTAAATTTTATGATGCACTTAAATCGTTAtgtaaaatgtataatgaATTTGATAGAGACAAACCAGATTGCACACAATGTTTGGATGATGCCAACAAGTTTGCTGAAGAATATGAAATActctttaataataataataatggtaCTGATACTGAAGGCAGTCTATATAGTCAAAtattatctatattatcaactgattattataattttataaatctatgctatgaaaaaaaagaaggaTGTGGTCGTTTTCCACTCCTCACAGTTTATCCACGAAGTTTTTCAATAAAAGTTACGTTAATTCCaattacatttatatttgttgtCATACCTATTTTCTTGGAATTTGCTTAtaag tattcattatttggatTTGGTAAACGATCtcaaaaacaatatttaagagaaaaacgaaaaaaagcAAAGAGGAAAgtgtataattatttattactcGAAGAGAGGGATTATTCCAGgaatagtaataattattGA